The Cyclobacteriaceae bacterium DNA segment TTGTCAGCGTGGAATGAAGGTTTGCTCAACCAACAGGTAGAAGTAACCGGATCAGTTGAAATGGAAAAAGTTGACGAACAGGATTTGATTAGTGATGCAGGTGAATGGCGTGCGGGTTTTTCAGGAGAGAAGAAAACACTGGTTGGGGCGATGTGGAAACTAGTTGAAGATTAAATATTTCACTATACCCTTCGACAGGTTCAGGGTACAAGTTATGTACAATATCAGTTCTGTAGTTTTGTGCCTTCGTAAATATCCATTAACGAAATGCTCAACTTTAGCGAATGAAGAACATACGTATCGGCTGACGATTTGTACTCCGTCAACTCCCAATGTCCTCTTTCATTGATGCTGTATACCTCAACGAGCATGCTTTCTGAATCAACGAGTACATATTCTTTCAGCGAAGGAATATCGCGATACAATTTGAATTTATCGCCCCGATCGTAGTTGCGTGTTGAAGGGGGAAGAATCTCAATCAACACCGTTGGAAGAATCGCTGTATCCTGATCGGCTTCACTGGTAACAATATCGCCACAGATGACGGAAATATCCGGATACGTAAACAATGTGTTTTCAGGTATATGAATGCGCAGATCGCTTCCGTATGGTTTACACAGACTGCCCTTTAGTTTAGTAACCAATTCTCCGAAGAGATTGGAAAAAATTACGTTGTGCCGCGGACTGGCCCCCGACATGGCAAATATTTCTCCCTTGAAAAACTCGTGTTTCTCCGGATTTTCTTTTTCAAACGTCAGGTATTCTTCAACTGTAAACCTGGTCTTGTTGTAAAGCGCTATCGGATCACGAACTTCGATCATACGTTAAAAATACGAAAAGGTACCTTCTGGTAAAAGGTTTACATCAGCTCGTACGCACTCTTATAAAATCCTTTTTCCTGAACGTAAGTCAGCAATTCAAGATAGAATGGATGCGAACCCAGTGTGGCGCTGTCGCCCAGCATGATTAGTTTTTTCTTAGCCCGGGTCATGGCTACGTTCACGCGCCTGATGTCGCCTAAAAATCCTACTTCACTTTTTTCGTTGGAGCGCACCAAACTAATGGCGATTACATCGCGCTCTTGCCC contains these protein-coding regions:
- a CDS encoding Uma2 family endonuclease codes for the protein MIEVRDPIALYNKTRFTVEEYLTFEKENPEKHEFFKGEIFAMSGASPRHNVIFSNLFGELVTKLKGSLCKPYGSDLRIHIPENTLFTYPDISVICGDIVTSEADQDTAILPTVLIEILPPSTRNYDRGDKFKLYRDIPSLKEYVLVDSESMLVEVYSINERGHWELTEYKSSADTYVLHSLKLSISLMDIYEGTKLQN